A genomic window from Nicotiana sylvestris chromosome 11, ASM39365v2, whole genome shotgun sequence includes:
- the LOC104218668 gene encoding APO protein 2, chloroplastic, whose protein sequence is MDCGCLHSQLSTTVLVYSKGRIQPPKVRILRCNPQHNLSSLDSLKQSCSGVAVKLKFRSPSEKLHPVQAAGIRCDQPQNADLPRYYSRKEKKPFPIPIVELRRAARERMKNRLPKRRVPPPKIGLVIKGLVPLAYNVFNARITVINNLKRLLKVVPVNGCKWCNEIHVGPVGHPFKSCRGSQASKRKGHHEWGKAVLEDIMVPLESYHLYDRLGKRISHEERFSIPRIPAVVELCIQAGVDMPEYPTKRRRKPIIWTGKNEFVDADESDLPDPEPESPMPPILTEIPDAEVEPPSSAEETVLLAEETLEAWERMRVGANRLMKMYPVRVCGYCPEVHVGPSGHKAQNCGAHKHQQRNGQHGWQTAVLDDLIPPRYVWHVPDVNQPLQRELRSFYGQAPAVVEICVQAGAEVPEQYKPTMRFDVGIPSSIKEAEMVV, encoded by the exons ATGGATTGTGGCTGCCTACACTCCCAACTCAGTACCACAGTTTTAGTGTATAGCAAAGGGAGAATTCAACCACCTAAAGTCAGAATTTTGAGATGCAATCCCCAGCATAATCTAAGTTCACTTGATTCTTTGAAG CAAAGTTGCAGTGGGGTGGCAGTTAAATTGAAGTTTAGAAGTCCATCAGAGAAGTTACATCCTGTCCAAGCCGCTGGTATTCGATGCGATCAACCGCAAAATGCAGATTTGCCTCGTTACTATTCGAGGAAGGAGAAGAAGCCCTTCCCAATACCTATTGTGGAGCTACGGAGAGCTGCGAGGGAGAGAATGAAAAATCGACTACCTAAAAGACGTGTGCCTCCACCAAAAATCGGATTGGTCATCAAAGGCCTAGTTCCTCTTGCATACAATGTGTTTAATGCACGGATAACAGTGATTAACAATCTCAAGCGGCTCTTGAAAGTGGTACCTGTTAATGGTTGCAA GTGGTGTAACGAAATCCATGTGGGACCTGTTGGGCATCCTTTCAAGTCATGTAGAGGATCACAAGCTTCAAAACGCAAAGGACATCATGAGTGGGGAAAGGCAGTTCTTGAAGACATAATGGTGCCACTTGAATCCTACCATTTATATGATCGCCTAGGGAAACGAATTTCACATGAGGAGAGATTTTCTATCCCTCGAATCCCTGCAGTAGTGGAGCTTTGTATCCAAGCAGGTGTTGATATGCCTGAATATCCAACCAAGAGGAGAAGAAAACCAATCATATGGACCGGAAAAAATGAATTCGTTGATGCAGATGAAAGTGATTTGCCTGATCCCGAACCAGAATCTCCAATGCCTCCAATTTTAACCGAGATACCAGATGCAGAGGTAGAACCACCGTCGAGTGCAGAAGAAACGGTGTTGCTCGCTGAAGAAACACTCGAAGCGTGGGAAAGAATGAGAGTAGGAGCAAATAGGCTGATGAAGATGTATCCGGTGAGAGTTTGCGGATACTGTCCGGAGGTACATGTTGGTCCAAGCGGACACAAAGCACAAAACTGTGGAGCTCATAAGCACCAACAACGAAACGGGCAACACGGTTGGCAGACAGCAGTGCTAGATGATCTAATACCACCGAGATATGTGTGGCACGTTCCCGATGTAAATCAACCATTGCAACGAGAGCTTCGGAGCTTCTATGGACAAGCTCCTGCAGTGGTGGAAATATGTGTACAGGCTGGTGCTGAAGTCCCGGAGCAATACAAGCCAACTATGAGGTTTGATGTGGGGATTCCTAGCAGTatcaaagaagcagaaatggttGTTTAG